The following proteins come from a genomic window of Geminicoccaceae bacterium SCSIO 64248:
- the thrS gene encoding threonine--tRNA ligase → METAVSGAKVQAAGSGPLTLTLPDGGQRRFDGPVSGAELAASIAKSLARKAVAVVVDGTLYDLDRPIAHDASVRLLTADDIDDPELLGLIRHDCAHVMAEAVQDLYPGTKVTIGPAIEDGFYYDFDRAEPFTPDDLVRIEARMAEIVKANRPFTRQEVSRAEAHERFARLGEGFKLEILDAIPEDQPVTLYYQGDWFDLCRGPHGPSTGRIPAFKLTKVAGAYWRGDSRNPQLQRIYGTAWATKAQMDAYFERIEEAERRDHRKLGRIMDLFHFQEEAAGSAFWHPNGWTLWRTIEAHLRRRLEAAGYVEVKTPQLIDHSLWQRSGHWDKFRHNMFTVEDGDRILAIKPMNCPGHVQIFKQGLRSYRDLPLRMAEFGSCHRNEPTGALHGLMRVRAFTQDDAHIFCAFDQIEGETKAFCDLLAQVYRDLGFPEFRVKFADRPEVRAGEDHVWDEAEKALKDAVAATGIPIEMNPGEGAFYGPKLEFVLTDAIGRDWQCGTLQVDLILPERLDADYVGQDGQKHRPVMLHRAILGSFERFIGILLEQHAGRLPLWLAPVQVVVATIVNDADAYALNVAEALRRAGLRVETDLRSDKIGYKVREHTLAKVPLLLAVGKREAEDGTVSLRRLAGGAQEVLALDRAVPHIRDEATPPGV, encoded by the coding sequence GACGGCACGCTGTACGACCTCGACCGGCCGATCGCGCACGACGCCTCGGTCCGCCTGCTGACCGCCGACGACATCGACGATCCCGAGCTTCTGGGCCTGATCCGGCACGACTGCGCCCACGTCATGGCCGAGGCCGTCCAGGACCTCTATCCCGGCACCAAGGTCACGATCGGTCCCGCGATCGAGGACGGCTTCTACTACGACTTCGACCGCGCCGAACCGTTCACGCCGGACGACCTCGTCCGGATCGAGGCGCGCATGGCCGAGATCGTCAAGGCGAACCGGCCGTTCACCCGCCAGGAGGTGTCTCGCGCCGAGGCGCACGAGCGCTTCGCCAGGCTGGGCGAGGGCTTCAAGCTCGAGATCCTGGACGCCATCCCGGAGGACCAGCCGGTCACGCTCTATTACCAGGGCGACTGGTTCGACTTGTGCCGCGGCCCGCACGGCCCGTCGACCGGCCGGATCCCGGCTTTCAAGCTGACCAAGGTCGCCGGCGCGTACTGGCGGGGCGACAGCCGCAACCCGCAGCTCCAGCGCATCTACGGCACGGCCTGGGCGACCAAGGCCCAGATGGACGCCTATTTCGAGCGGATCGAGGAGGCCGAGCGGCGCGATCATCGCAAGCTCGGCCGCATCATGGACCTTTTCCACTTCCAGGAGGAGGCGGCCGGCTCGGCCTTCTGGCATCCCAACGGCTGGACGCTCTGGCGCACGATCGAGGCCCATCTGCGCCGCCGGCTCGAGGCGGCCGGCTATGTCGAGGTCAAGACGCCCCAGCTGATCGACCATTCGCTCTGGCAGCGTTCGGGCCACTGGGACAAGTTCCGGCACAACATGTTCACGGTCGAGGACGGCGACCGGATCCTCGCGATCAAGCCGATGAACTGCCCCGGCCACGTGCAGATCTTCAAGCAAGGCCTGCGCTCCTACCGCGACCTTCCCTTGCGCATGGCCGAGTTCGGCTCGTGCCATCGCAACGAGCCGACCGGCGCCCTGCACGGCCTGATGCGCGTGCGCGCCTTCACCCAGGACGACGCCCACATCTTCTGCGCCTTCGACCAGATCGAAGGCGAGACCAAGGCGTTCTGCGACCTGCTCGCCCAGGTCTATCGCGATCTTGGCTTCCCGGAGTTCCGGGTCAAGTTCGCCGACCGGCCCGAGGTGCGCGCCGGCGAGGACCATGTCTGGGACGAGGCGGAGAAGGCGCTCAAGGACGCGGTCGCCGCGACCGGCATTCCGATCGAAATGAACCCGGGCGAGGGCGCGTTCTACGGCCCCAAGCTCGAGTTCGTGCTCACCGACGCGATCGGCCGCGACTGGCAATGCGGCACGCTTCAGGTCGATTTGATCCTGCCCGAGCGCCTGGACGCCGACTATGTCGGCCAGGATGGCCAGAAGCATCGGCCGGTGATGCTGCACCGGGCGATCCTGGGCTCGTTCGAGCGCTTCATCGGCATCCTGCTCGAGCAGCACGCCGGCCGCCTGCCGCTCTGGCTGGCGCCCGTCCAGGTCGTTGTGGCGACCATCGTCAACGACGCCGACGCCTACGCGCTGAACGTGGCCGAGGCGCTCCGCCGGGCCGGCCTGCGCGTCGAGACCGACCTGCGCAGCGACAAGATCGGCTACAAGGTGCGCGAGCACACCCTGGCGAAGGTCCCCCTCCTGCTCGCCGTCGGCAAGCGCGAGGCCGAGGACGGCACGGTCAGCCTGCGTCGATTGGCCGGCGGGGCGCAGGAAGTGCTTGCTCTTGACCGGGCCGTACCCCACATTCGGGACGAAGCCACGCCTCCGGGCGTGTAA